The window TTCCAGGCAACTTAATATAAGTATTTGCCTATACTTATATGGTCAGCTAAACAAATAAtcaattagagaaaaaaaaagaaccgagTTTTTCCGATATTGTCACGTAGGCAGAGCCCTGTTTATGTTAGCAATATGTCATGGTAAAGACCTGTTTATGCCAGCAAATATGAATTTTCTAAACCAAGGGAGAAACCTGAAATCAGAAATAACATGGTAAAGACCTTGAACCGAAACAATTTGATCGTAATCACAGAGACGCATTGGTACAAGCAGAACGGAATATTCATTCTCAAGTTATCACGCATGTAAAATGTCTTAAGGTCACCACAAGGTGCAGTCAAACAGATTGTGTGACTCACATACAAGTCAAGAAACATTGATAAGGAAGTCATGACCGGGCAAAATAAGCATCTTAGTACTTCCGTATGGGGAACTCAATAAAAAGACGTTGACATCTCATATTTGTTATTAACTTCAAGTCTACAGCTAGATGAACAAAATGAATTATCACCACTGACATGGTTGGTTCTACACATAAAATCACCTCCCAAAACAAGGAAAACAAGCATATAAAATGTACTGAAACTGAATTATGaaataaaacaaatattgcaacaaaagttttttttttttagttgtcTATTAGACCAGGAGGGCTCTCCAGCCCTCCGCAGCATCCATACTGGAAGTGCAGCAGACAACCACTAGACAATGTCTTATCCATGAATCATAGTTATATATCATAACCcaaatgttaaaaatattagaaGCAACAGGATCCTGAAATCCTTTTGCACTTCACATATTCCACTGATATCATTCACACAATAACTCATCTATTGAAATCATAAGCCCTGAAAGTCAGAAGAAATGATAACAAGGGCTAGATAAAACTTAACATAATTAATATATGTAACGATGCCATCAAAGTAGTCTCAGAGTGGTGTATCATTTGTGCACAGAAAGTGATGGCAATAATCTTCCATTATTTCCATGGTAATATGATCTTCAAATACTCTCCATTGTTTTATCAGCATAACATTGGCACAACTTACACCTTGGATCAGAGTTAATATGCTTAAGGTAATCAATGAAATGAACGAATTACTCCAGGGTCAGTAACTATGCTGAGCATGCAAGTCAATGCTCAGCGCTCACGACTATTACAGCTGACAGTGAATCATTCCAACATCTTGGCTTGGTATTATTTCCTAGCAGCAGCTTTTATCCGAGATATAAGGCTTGACCCAGAGTCACCCAAGCCATCTAAACCCACGAGTTTTGTCCCAAAATCTCGGTACAGTGTACTCAATCGTTGCTCATCACCCTCCATTGCAGCTAAATTGGCTACATTTTTTCGCATAATTAAACCATAGAGGAAAAGCGAGCCAGATCCTAACTTTCTTGCACCAATTCCAACACGTAACAATGAAATTGAATCAGGTTCAGAGGTAGATGGATCATGGAGAACTGAGAAGCCCCCAAAAGCAGCATCAGGAGTACGGAAGAGATCATCCAGATCAATGTTGTCGACTTTAACTTCATATTTGACTTCATTGTTAACATCCATTTTCTTAGGTGAGTCCACCTTTTTCGCTCTCCTCCTAGCTGCTCTTACAATGTTGGCAGCCTCCCTGTACCCGCTAAGTAAAGCTCCATGCATCGTTGCAGGATACCGCCTATTTGTTGCCTCCCCAGCAAAGAAAACTCTGTCGCACACACTCTCTGCCAGAATGTCATAATCGTcaccagaagatccaatagcCACATAAGAATATGAACCATATGTAAACTTATCAGTACCCCATCGAGTACATATGGCCTGCAAAGGCTTTGGAACCTCAATCCCCTTTGGTGAAAATATTTTCCTAAGTGTTTCTAGCACCTTCTCAACATTTTCCGCTGGCGATGTCTTCTCAAACTCGATTGCAGATTCCCCAGCAACAAGCGCAATGAGCAGTGGCCCTCCTGAGACCGATGAATAGCTATAGAACAGGAAAAATTCTCCACGCTGACCAGAATCCTCCGTCAAGTGCCCAAATGTATCGATCCTGCCATCCCAGAAGTCATAGGGGAACAGCAGCACAACCTTGTTAAGCAAACCAAAACCCAATCTTTCGATGGCCTCTCGCTTCTGAGCTGGGAGCTCAGGCACAAACTGAATGTTACCCTTCTTGAGCACACCAAGGGGGACAGTGCAGAGCACCATATCACCACGGAAAGTCTGTTTATCCGTGTACACCATCGCACCATCACACCCATACTGTATCCTTCGCACATTCTGCCCATAGAATATTGGGATGCCATCAGCAAGCGCACGGACAAAACGAGAATTGCCGCCAGGAATAAAGCAGTGGTCACCACCCATTTCATATGGATCATCCTGATCCCAGAAGGCCATGGATAGATCAACTAGAGGAGCAGCATTGGCATACTCCAGATTAGCTAGATGCCAGTCAAGAAGCATTCGTTCCTCTCGCTCAGCAGCGACACCATGTGCCGCTCGGAACGCCTCCAATGCCATGCCAAGTGACACATCCACGCCATGTGGGATGCTGTCCGCAACAACCTGCCGCAGTTGGCAGACCTTATCAAGAAGCTGGTTAAAGGCAGCCTCAACACGGGCGTCCATGTCAGGGTCAACTGGGC of the Oryza sativa Japonica Group chromosome 2, ASM3414082v1 genome contains:
- the LOC4330771 gene encoding lysine-specific histone demethylase 1 homolog 1; this translates as MEEGSEAQPPLQPEAVSAEASEPPPPVPMDQDEGQAAAAEAMEGEAEGAAAAAGTIEGEAGYAAADADPMEDEAADEAGAAEPMEDDPPTSSAPSATAAVDDSTIARKRRRRKKQFPGMIPTAGVRVLRAAASAPSAAHLNGVPRRRGRPPTSSSLRLARELDAEALIALAAGFPADSLSEDEVAAAVLPRIGGVDQTNYLVVRNHVLALWRSNPLSPVASNAALASIRAEHAHLVAAAHSFLSDHAYINFGLAPSVISLPPCPPPSLPPPSVLIVGAGFAGLAAARHLMSLGFKVAIVEGRLRPGGRVFTKSMRSTAAEYPDIAAAADLGGSVLTGINGNPLGVIARQLGFPLHKVRDKCPLYLPDGRPVDPDMDARVEAAFNQLLDKVCQLRQVVADSIPHGVDVSLGMALEAFRAAHGVAAEREERMLLDWHLANLEYANAAPLVDLSMAFWDQDDPYEMGGDHCFIPGGNSRFVRALADGIPIFYGQNVRRIQYGCDGAMVYTDKQTFRGDMVLCTVPLGVLKKGNIQFVPELPAQKREAIERLGFGLLNKVVLLFPYDFWDGRIDTFGHLTEDSGQRGEFFLFYSYSSVSGGPLLIALVAGESAIEFEKTSPAENVEKVLETLRKIFSPKGIEVPKPLQAICTRWGTDKFTYGSYSYVAIGSSGDDYDILAESVCDRVFFAGEATNRRYPATMHGALLSGYREAANIVRAARRRAKKVDSPKKMDVNNEVKYEVKVDNIDLDDLFRTPDAAFGGFSVLHDPSTSEPDSISLLRVGIGARKLGSGSLFLYGLIMRKNVANLAAMEGDEQRLSTLYRDFGTKLVGLDGLGDSGSSLISRIKAAARK